A window of Spirochaetota bacterium genomic DNA:
TTCCTGTGATATGTAGATTCCAAACTCGAGTTCAAAGTCGAGTTTATCCTCATAGGAGGGCCAGCGTATATCCGCTTCAGGGCCAACAACAGTAAGGGGATTACCCTTATAGTATGACGGGATTTCATACCATAGCTTGGGAGGGCTAAGGAAACCCTTGCCTGTGATAGACCTCCATGCACCATTAAGCCATTTTATTGGCGGGAACATCCAGCCCGCCACTGTATGCATGGCATTGGCCTGATGATCTGGGAAGGCCATGAAGTCCCGAATGGATGTGGGGCGTGGAAGTGGGGCTAATAACTGAACCTTAGAAATTTGACATATCACAGACTCCGGCCCGCTACTTAATACTCGATCAATTAAAATGCGAATCTGATCCAGAACTCTAGGCATACAGCAGATCAATGACAACATGTCATTGTAGGCATTCTCTGGGACATCGTCCTGTGCCTCTGATGCTGCCTTTAGGTCAATAATGCGATCATCAACAACCACGCCCACACGTTGAGTTGAACTACTTTCGGGGATAAATGTTACAAGCTTCATACAGACTCCTCCAAATATTGTCAACTTGCCTCATGGATGGACATCCTCATCAAATACTTGCATTGGCAAGCATCATATCTTTGTTTCAGGTAATAGATGAAGCATCCTCTATTGTCAAGATAAAGATGTGAAACTTATAAAATCTATATTATCCTGCTAATCACATTAGATATGTTACTTGACGGATATAAGAAAATCTTTAATAAATATCAAACTTTGTTGACAAACCTTTTTGCATTTTGCTCCTTAGAACAAAATGCAACTTATTAGGATGTGGCAACTAATCGTTGCAATTTATTGAGATCTAACAATAAAACGAATAATTTAGAGGAGATGACATAACGAATGAGCA
This region includes:
- a CDS encoding fumarylacetoacetate hydrolase family protein, which encodes MKLVTFIPESSSTQRVGVVVDDRIIDLKAASEAQDDVPENAYNDMLSLICCMPRVLDQIRILIDRVLSSGPESVICQISKVQLLAPLPRPTSIRDFMAFPDHQANAMHTVAGWMFPPIKWLNGAWRSITGKGFLSPPKLWYEIPSYYKGNPLTVVGPEADIRWPSYEDKLDFELEFGIYISQEGRDIPKGRAREYIAGYTIFNDLSARKVQMKEMRLRLGPTKGKDFDTSNVMGPYLVTPDEIADPYKMGMTARVNGEEWSRGNSCQMYYTLEDIITYVSRDETLYPGEFFGSGTVPTGCGLELDRWIKPGDVIELEIEGLGVLRNRIVKV